A portion of the Paenibacillus hamazuiensis genome contains these proteins:
- a CDS encoding NAD(P)H-binding protein — MVFVIVITTPTGQIGRQVLDHILDSTEAIRVIARDPSRLSPRVRERVEVVQGQHDDVEVVSKALEGADSVLWVVPPNPQAESIQDHVLSFVRPLYTAINRQGVRRVIGVSSLGRGIAKNAGQISAIFAMDDLIESTGVSYRSLCMPGFMDNMLWQIEPIKNQGMFFYPMSGDRKTPTCSTRDIAATAAKLLLDRSWDGQENVPVLGPENLSFNEMARIMSEVLERPVRFQQVSGEDYKSALVQHGMSKAWAQGIIDMAAAAERGIYDAEPRTPQSSSPTSFRQWCEEVLKPAVLA; from the coding sequence GTGGTCTTTGTGATTGTCATCACCACTCCCACCGGACAAATCGGCCGCCAGGTTCTCGACCATATCCTCGACAGCACGGAGGCGATCCGCGTAATTGCGCGCGATCCTTCCCGCCTCTCTCCCCGCGTTCGCGAGCGTGTAGAGGTCGTGCAGGGTCAACACGACGACGTCGAGGTCGTCTCCAAAGCGCTGGAGGGAGCTGACTCCGTGCTTTGGGTTGTGCCCCCGAACCCCCAAGCCGAGAGCATCCAGGACCACGTCCTGAGCTTCGTCCGGCCGTTGTACACGGCGATCAACCGCCAAGGCGTAAGGCGCGTGATCGGGGTCTCGAGCCTGGGACGCGGAATAGCCAAAAATGCCGGACAGATCTCGGCGATATTCGCCATGGACGATTTGATCGAGAGCACGGGCGTAAGTTACCGCTCGCTCTGCATGCCGGGGTTTATGGATAATATGCTTTGGCAGATCGAGCCTATCAAAAATCAAGGAATGTTTTTCTATCCGATGTCCGGGGATCGTAAGACTCCGACCTGCAGCACCCGCGACATCGCCGCCACCGCCGCCAAACTGCTGCTCGACCGCAGCTGGGACGGGCAGGAAAACGTCCCGGTTCTCGGCCCTGAAAACCTATCCTTCAATGAAATGGCACGGATCATGTCCGAGGTGCTCGAGAGACCGGTTCGCTTTCAGCAGGTCTCCGGCGAGGACTACAAGTCCGCGCTGGTTCAGCACGGGATGAGCAAGGCGTGGGCGCAGGGGATCATCGACATGGCGGCCGCTGCCGAACGGGGCATTTACGATGCCGAACCGCGGACTCCGCAGTCCTCTAGTCCCACCAGTTTTCGCCAGTGGTGCGAGGAAGTGCTCAAGCCGGCGGTCCTGGCTTAA
- a CDS encoding YheC/YheD family protein, which translates to MKPAKGIKWEHYRELWKNRHIRGYLPETMKLSKAAFVSMLSRHKTVYAKPNQGAFGIGVMQISRLGPENQPSYRVRFGTRQKTFRTVEETYDFVLSRRVKSDYVVQQGIELLTWNHRPFDLRLMMTKQSRSPWQNEGFVGRAAHPRKIVTNIRSGGTAISIEDLLAPYADSAGKQKIIARLNALGRRICEQLEGGYPGIRLFGIDMGLDRRLKPWVIEVNTRPEKICWKCMRKLYRKNRRSGERVSISR; encoded by the coding sequence ATGAAACCTGCAAAAGGAATCAAGTGGGAGCATTACCGGGAGTTATGGAAAAACCGTCATATCCGGGGGTACCTCCCTGAAACGATGAAGCTGAGCAAAGCCGCTTTCGTATCGATGCTATCCCGGCATAAAACGGTATACGCCAAGCCGAATCAAGGCGCTTTCGGCATTGGAGTGATGCAAATCAGCAGGCTCGGGCCGGAAAATCAGCCGTCCTACCGCGTTCGCTTCGGCACGCGGCAAAAAACGTTTCGCACTGTGGAAGAAACGTATGACTTCGTATTGTCCCGCAGGGTAAAAAGCGATTATGTGGTGCAACAGGGCATCGAGCTGCTCACCTGGAACCATCGGCCGTTCGATCTTCGCCTGATGATGACGAAGCAAAGCCGTTCCCCGTGGCAAAACGAAGGATTCGTCGGCCGGGCCGCCCATCCGCGGAAGATCGTCACGAACATCCGCAGCGGCGGCACCGCGATATCTATCGAAGACCTGCTCGCTCCATACGCCGATTCGGCGGGCAAACAGAAGATCATCGCCAGACTGAACGCGCTGGGAAGGCGCATATGCGAGCAGCTCGAAGGCGGCTATCCCGGCATTCGGCTTTTTGGCATCGACATGGGGCTCGATCGCCGCTTAAAGCCGTGGGTGATCGAGGTGAACACCCGCCCGGAGAAAATATGCTGGAAATGCATGAGAAAGCTGTACCGCAAAAACCGGCGCTCCGGCGAACGGGTGTCGATCAGCAGATAA
- a CDS encoding CapA family protein, producing MASAKQPAGGYRFDPVFAKVKPCLKRHDLAIGNLETTFSGKKVLGVPGKRKKCNCPEERRHPRTGFPLFNCPDELAATLRKTGFHVLATANNHCLDGGTAGLKRTLSVLDRHGLRHAGTYRSAGEARRHLVVPVKGIRIGFLAYTKGTNSIPIPNSWIVGRMSERKIAADIRALKNKADFIIVYLHFGQEYRTYPNSKEKRLMHRLFKRGANVVLGAHPHVLHPVAVTKMKDIYGRVRTRVAASSLGNFVSTKLVRNPKTVRGTILSLTLTRNKDGVTDVTGVSRIPTVVKWNRARKTDYRVVPADGR from the coding sequence ATCGCTTCGGCCAAACAGCCTGCCGGCGGGTACCGGTTTGATCCCGTTTTTGCGAAGGTGAAGCCTTGTTTGAAGAGACACGATCTGGCGATCGGCAATCTGGAGACGACCTTTTCCGGGAAAAAGGTTTTGGGAGTTCCCGGCAAGCGCAAAAAATGCAACTGTCCGGAAGAACGAAGACATCCGCGAACAGGCTTTCCGCTGTTCAACTGCCCGGACGAGCTCGCGGCGACGCTGAGAAAAACCGGCTTTCACGTGCTGGCGACGGCCAATAACCATTGTCTGGACGGAGGCACAGCCGGGTTAAAACGCACCCTGAGCGTCCTCGACCGTCACGGTCTCAGGCATGCGGGAACGTACCGCTCCGCGGGGGAGGCGAGGCGGCATCTGGTCGTGCCGGTTAAAGGGATTCGCATCGGATTTTTGGCCTACACGAAAGGGACGAATTCGATACCGATTCCAAATTCGTGGATCGTGGGACGCATGAGCGAAAGGAAGATCGCGGCGGATATCCGCGCATTGAAGAACAAAGCCGATTTTATTATCGTCTACCTGCATTTCGGACAGGAGTACCGGACTTACCCGAATTCAAAGGAAAAACGGCTGATGCACCGGCTGTTCAAGCGAGGCGCAAACGTCGTGCTGGGCGCACATCCCCACGTTTTGCACCCGGTCGCGGTCACGAAGATGAAAGACATTTACGGCCGGGTCAGGACCCGGGTGGCGGCTTCGTCGCTTGGAAACTTCGTATCGACGAAGCTGGTCAGGAACCCGAAAACGGTACGGGGAACGATATTAAGTCTGACGCTGACCCGGAATAAAGACGGAGTGACGGATGTAACCGGTGTCAGCCGCATCCCCACCGTCGTAAAATGGAATCGGGCGCGAAAGACGGATTACCGGGTGGTGCCGGCCGACGGCAGGTGA
- a CDS encoding sugar ABC transporter substrate-binding protein, producing MRSKSTVRIAGGIVIFICIAVLLLRTPVLFVPKTELPSSADKPKATAEPDSNRLTFGVLYPTAHPFYESITESIEEAAKPQSIRLVVKAPDEYNVERQIQMMETMIKQKVNGIAIDPIDPNALTPLINKAVQEGIPVICFESDAPQSRRLAYLGNDPFAEGNLMGKLIDRELKGKGMILVEAGHRDSAGQSRRLEGMLDYLSGRTDIQVLDTRYHTGLSERAINNLEAMIDDHPHFDALVDVDWISSSSSIIVWKAQGLRRRAFAFGLTPEVKEAVINGQITSVVSQNEDGWGTRIIELLRTASEGKSLPQQAEFGMQEVTGESLSKLKP from the coding sequence ATGCGCAGCAAATCAACGGTCCGTATTGCCGGAGGCATCGTCATCTTCATTTGTATCGCGGTATTGCTGCTTCGCACTCCCGTTTTATTTGTGCCGAAGACGGAGCTTCCATCCTCGGCGGATAAACCGAAGGCAACCGCAGAACCGGATTCGAACCGGTTGACCTTCGGCGTTTTGTATCCGACGGCGCATCCCTTTTACGAATCGATTACCGAATCGATCGAGGAAGCCGCCAAACCCCAGTCCATCCGCTTGGTCGTTAAAGCGCCGGACGAATACAACGTGGAGCGGCAGATTCAGATGATGGAGACGATGATCAAGCAAAAGGTGAACGGCATTGCGATCGACCCGATCGATCCGAACGCCCTGACTCCGCTCATCAACAAAGCCGTTCAGGAAGGCATTCCGGTCATCTGCTTCGAGTCCGACGCGCCCCAAAGCCGCCGCTTAGCATATCTAGGCAACGACCCCTTCGCGGAAGGAAATTTGATGGGCAAGCTGATTGACCGCGAACTGAAGGGCAAAGGAATGATTTTGGTCGAAGCCGGCCACAGAGATTCCGCCGGCCAAAGCCGCCGGCTGGAAGGCATGCTCGATTATTTATCCGGGCGGACCGACATCCAGGTGCTCGATACGCGTTACCATACCGGCCTCAGCGAACGCGCGATCAACAATCTGGAAGCGATGATAGACGACCATCCCCATTTCGATGCGCTCGTGGATGTCGACTGGATTTCCAGCTCTTCGTCGATTATCGTTTGGAAAGCGCAAGGTTTGCGCAGAAGGGCATTCGCCTTCGGCCTTACCCCCGAGGTGAAGGAAGCCGTCATCAATGGCCAAATCACCTCCGTCGTCTCTCAGAACGAGGACGGCTGGGGCACAAGGATCATCGAGCTCTTGAGAACCGCATCCGAAGGAAAGTCGCTCCCCCAGCAGGCAGAATTCGGCATGCAGGAAGTGACCGGCGAATCGCTGTCCAAGCTTAAGCCGTAA
- a CDS encoding response regulator transcription factor has translation MKKVMLVDDEILIRETMRDSIDWEKEGFVYCDEAPDGEVALTLIEQLRPDILITDIKMPFMNGLELSAIVCQRYPEIKIVILSGYEDFEFARSALRMGVVDYCLKPISASELLRLLHRVSESIDKERGEKANAMRLQEVTQEKLLNDLCSGFMTTTDAVHLSSALSLSLLARFYIVAMAHVRDAELVMADAADDASDAAGPVPALRKLTARTDVLQFKRSRSETVWLLKASTLEELHRELLPFKELQSLAADTDRLSEPACPVSVGIGSMQDRLQGVHLSFLDAAQDMHWRRLSGQNRLTMRQQSAEVMEQFVLLDRKKFVDFMKIGSPPMLSPFVNEYAADLKHIEWTSTPVGYYIINDLTLEVFRSAKDMYRHVEDPERYLRQFQMRIGQIRSHGELKDYLIKLIEQFWNWRSRSNDKYGPIIRKAKDYIQAHFGNDALSLQEVADHVNMNASHLSKVFSQETGQTFIEFLTQTRIQFAMELLKNSAAKTYEIAFQAGYSDPHYFSNLFKRMTGMTTKEFRKSGSADCIGAGSEEDR, from the coding sequence ATGAAAAAGGTGATGCTCGTCGATGACGAAATTCTCATCAGGGAAACGATGCGGGACAGCATCGATTGGGAAAAAGAAGGATTTGTATATTGCGACGAAGCGCCGGACGGCGAAGTGGCGTTAACGTTAATCGAGCAGCTTCGTCCCGATATCCTCATAACCGATATCAAGATGCCGTTTATGAACGGTCTGGAATTGAGCGCCATCGTATGCCAGCGATACCCCGAGATCAAAATCGTGATTCTCAGCGGTTATGAAGATTTCGAATTTGCCAGAAGCGCTTTGCGGATGGGCGTCGTGGACTATTGTCTGAAGCCGATCAGCGCCAGCGAGCTGCTCCGGCTGCTTCACCGTGTGAGCGAGTCCATCGACAAGGAACGAGGCGAAAAGGCGAACGCCATGAGGCTGCAGGAGGTCACGCAGGAAAAGCTGCTTAACGACTTGTGCAGCGGTTTCATGACGACAACGGATGCCGTTCACCTCAGCTCCGCCTTGAGTTTAAGCCTGCTGGCCCGATTTTACATTGTCGCCATGGCGCACGTTCGTGACGCGGAGCTTGTCATGGCGGATGCCGCGGACGACGCTTCGGATGCCGCGGGGCCGGTACCGGCTCTGCGGAAGCTGACCGCCCGTACCGATGTGCTGCAATTTAAACGAAGCCGAAGCGAAACCGTCTGGCTCTTGAAAGCGAGCACCCTCGAGGAGCTTCACCGGGAGCTGCTGCCGTTCAAAGAGCTTCAAAGCCTTGCCGCGGATACGGATCGGCTGTCCGAACCGGCATGCCCGGTATCCGTCGGTATCGGCAGCATGCAGGATCGGCTGCAGGGCGTCCACCTGTCCTTCCTGGATGCGGCCCAGGACATGCATTGGCGCCGGCTTTCCGGCCAAAACAGGCTGACCATGCGGCAGCAAAGCGCAGAGGTGATGGAGCAATTCGTTCTACTGGACCGCAAAAAATTCGTCGATTTCATGAAAATCGGTTCTCCGCCGATGCTTTCGCCGTTTGTGAACGAATATGCCGCAGACTTGAAGCATATCGAGTGGACGTCGACACCGGTAGGATACTACATTATTAACGATTTGACGCTCGAAGTATTCCGTTCCGCCAAGGACATGTACCGTCACGTGGAGGATCCGGAGCGCTATCTCAGGCAGTTTCAAATGCGGATCGGGCAAATCCGTTCGCACGGGGAGCTGAAGGACTATTTGATCAAACTGATCGAGCAGTTTTGGAATTGGCGTTCCCGTTCCAACGACAAGTACGGTCCTATCATCCGGAAGGCGAAGGACTATATCCAGGCCCATTTTGGCAACGACGCGCTTTCGCTTCAAGAGGTCGCCGATCATGTCAACATGAATGCAAGCCATCTCAGCAAAGTATTCAGCCAGGAGACCGGGCAGACCTTCATCGAATTTTTAACGCAAACCCGCATACAATTCGCCATGGAGCTGCTGAAGAACAGTGCCGCGAAAACGTACGAGATCGCGTTTCAGGCAGGTTACAGCGACCCCCATTACTTTTCGAATTTGTTCAAAAGAATGACCGGCATGACGACCAAGGAGTTCCGAAAATCGGGAAGCGCCGATTGCATAGGGGCCGGCTCGGAGGAGGACCGCTAA
- a CDS encoding sensor histidine kinase → MKLIRRISSSLRSKLLLMFVFFTCVPLISVGLISYQKSFNIVFKNSKASTKLVADTQARDIDQLFIDTGKLLELRKNPQVLQFLFSQNAATYENAKDILKTISSYRQTYRYDKVLNITMINLYGRGISERKGVFQIDRNPLRNPQLAYLVDHPDEVLNVPFGNSSMERLDGFQYNNTNVISMISTVQQRITHEVIGFIIIDMDDSIVKKFCDEVTIGRNGFFFVVDKDGNPIFSPSQTGGRSGLPKKEDLKELLNGSATELIDSSEGKPKFIFASASLSTGWKIIGYVPLQEIVEEANSIRQLIIISVGLCIAFALILHFFVSSRLIRPVHVLKNKMQLAASGFLEAKVTPAGTDEIAELGNSFNIMLGKIRTLLDQIIKEQQEIKKAEQRALQAQINPHFLYNTLDSILWMAEAGKKDQVVQLVMSLSRLFRISLSKGKDWITVAKELEHLQSYLTIQRMRYRDILEYEIDVDESLHSYPILKMTLQPIVENAIYHGIKNKRGKGLIRIRAFAEDDKHIVFVVEDNGIGMPPERLEKVRSDLSEAQPPEETGNEVSGGFGLHNVQQRIRLYYGEACKVQLDSEPNEGTVVTIRLPAAWRESEVSA, encoded by the coding sequence ATGAAGCTGATCCGAAGGATTTCCTCGAGTCTGCGTTCCAAGCTGCTCCTCATGTTTGTTTTCTTCACTTGCGTTCCTTTAATATCCGTCGGTTTAATTTCATATCAGAAATCGTTCAATATCGTGTTCAAAAACAGCAAAGCGTCCACGAAGCTGGTGGCCGACACGCAGGCCCGCGATATCGACCAGCTGTTCATCGATACGGGCAAGCTGCTGGAGCTGAGGAAAAACCCGCAGGTGCTGCAATTTCTGTTCTCCCAGAATGCGGCTACGTACGAAAATGCGAAAGATATTTTGAAAACGATCTCCTCCTATCGCCAAACCTACCGGTACGACAAGGTTCTCAATATTACGATGATCAATCTGTACGGCCGAGGCATCAGCGAAAGGAAAGGCGTTTTCCAAATCGACCGGAATCCGCTGAGGAACCCGCAGCTCGCGTATTTGGTCGACCATCCGGACGAGGTGCTGAACGTGCCTTTCGGAAATTCTTCCATGGAGCGCCTGGACGGGTTTCAGTACAACAACACGAACGTCATCTCGATGATTTCCACCGTGCAGCAGCGCATTACCCACGAGGTGATCGGCTTCATCATCATCGATATGGACGACAGCATCGTCAAGAAATTTTGCGATGAGGTGACCATCGGCCGCAACGGCTTCTTTTTTGTGGTCGATAAGGACGGCAATCCTATTTTCAGCCCGTCACAAACCGGCGGCCGCAGCGGACTGCCGAAGAAGGAAGATTTGAAGGAGCTGTTAAACGGCTCCGCCACAGAGCTTATCGACTCGTCGGAAGGAAAGCCGAAATTCATTTTCGCCTCGGCATCCTTAAGCACGGGGTGGAAAATTATCGGCTATGTCCCGCTGCAGGAAATCGTGGAGGAAGCCAATTCGATCCGGCAGCTGATCATCATCAGTGTCGGACTTTGCATCGCGTTCGCCTTGATCCTGCATTTCTTCGTGTCCTCCCGGCTGATCCGCCCCGTCCATGTGTTAAAAAACAAGATGCAGCTGGCGGCATCCGGTTTTCTCGAAGCGAAGGTCACCCCTGCCGGGACCGACGAGATCGCCGAGCTCGGCAACAGCTTCAATATCATGCTCGGGAAAATAAGAACGCTGCTCGACCAGATTATCAAGGAGCAGCAGGAAATCAAGAAAGCCGAGCAGCGCGCGCTCCAGGCCCAGATCAATCCGCACTTTCTGTACAACACCCTGGATTCGATTTTATGGATGGCCGAAGCGGGAAAGAAGGATCAGGTCGTCCAGCTGGTCATGTCGTTATCCCGGCTTTTCCGAATCAGCCTCAGCAAAGGAAAAGATTGGATCACGGTGGCCAAAGAGCTCGAGCATCTGCAAAGCTACTTAACCATACAACGCATGCGGTACCGGGACATCCTCGAATATGAAATCGACGTCGACGAGAGCTTGCACAGTTACCCGATCCTGAAAATGACGCTGCAGCCGATCGTGGAGAATGCCATATATCACGGCATCAAGAACAAAAGGGGAAAAGGGCTGATCCGCATCCGCGCCTTCGCCGAGGATGACAAGCATATCGTATTTGTGGTCGAAGACAACGGCATCGGGATGCCGCCGGAACGGCTCGAGAAGGTGCGAAGCGACCTATCCGAAGCGCAGCCTCCGGAGGAGACGGGCAATGAGGTATCCGGGGGATTCGGCCTTCATAACGTACAGCAGCGCATCCGGTTATATTACGGAGAAGCCTGCAAGGTACAGCTGGACAGCGAGCCGAACGAAGGTACGGTCGTAACGATTCGCCTGCCTGCGGCGTGGAGAGAAAGCGAGGTGAGCGCATGA